GTTTGACAGGTATGTTACCTGGTAACCTACATTTAATCTTATATTGCAGTTGCAAAAGTCTTGAGAACAACAAACTACAGAAGTGGGAACACTTTCAAACTGAACACTGAGGGGAAAATCGAAATTGGTTCACTAGAGtatattaaaaaatcacattagtaagattttttttttaaacttctaaCGGCAGCTTCGGGCCTACCTCATCACTGCTGCAggatgaagaagaagatgaggatgaggatgagccAGATTCAtttccctctttcttctcctttttcttcttgttcttgCTCTTGTGGTCTTTGCTGTCTCCATCCTTTGACTTTTCATCAGACTTGTCCTTTTTGTCACACTTGTCCTTTTTGTCGGACTTGTCCTTTTCGTCAgacttgtcttttttgtcagaCTTGTCCTTGCTGTCGGACTTGTCCTTGCTGTCTCCCTGAAAATGGCAAAAGTTTAGACTGAATAAATCATTGATTGtgtctttttagtttttggtaTTGTGTTtgaatgcacacaaacaaagccTCTACCTTAACCTTGTCTTTATCCTTGTCCTTGCTCCAGGGAAACTTAAACTCATTTTTCTGAGCATCATCCTTCTTCACCTCCTCACCCCCACCTAAAGCTACACACATGCAGAAGACACagataataaacaaaatctgAGACACAGAGGCAGCCTCGTTACACAGCTGGAGTGCAGCAAATCAAACACATCTTGCCGGGACTGTCTTTGATTACACATTTGGACTGTGTTTCTACAGCACACATTGGATAAATAATCAAGCTGTCAGGAGGAAAACTTGGCCTAAAAAATCCCTGTTGCTCCTAAATTCCAGTAACCAAGAATTTAGACATTTGTTGAAGTCAACCGCGACAAACATTCAAGGTTTTCCTCCTAAACACAAAGTAGATTTGAGCTTACCTTCGGTCAGATCCAAAGACATGGTGACTCCTGCTGGTGCGTTTTTTGCCAAACCAGTGACCAGAAATACTGACCGGCTGCTTTTCTTGCACACAGGAGTATGACCGCACCTAAACCACGTGACAAAAACACGCCCCCCCCCAAATCAACCACAGCTTCCTGTTACGGCGTCAACTAAGTCCACACGTTTACAGCAGGAGTCACTAAAAACGCGGGCGGGATTTATCAGTTAGATTTACAtgcaattatatatatttatatatatttatatatattttacagacAGAACAGATTACAACAGATTAAATTGACCTTGATTTAATCCTTAATGGGAAAAGAACCAGAGAGATTAAATATGAAGGTGGCAACCACAAAGTTTACAGTCTGTGGAAACTAAAAGAAGCCAAATTATGCCATTATAACCAacttaactttattaaaaggagaaaacaaagacatgatTCAGATGTTGCCGGTTGTGGAAGAAAGGAGACAAGTATTGCCCCCGAGCAGCTCTACGGTTGTCATGGCTGTTTGTTagttttgggggctttttgtCATCCAGAGAGAGCCAATCACCTGCCAGAGCTGCCAGCTGGTAACCAATGAGCTCTTTGTACTGGTACACCTTGACGCACGTCATTCAAACTTTAACActgatgtaaaattaaaaaaaataaataaacaaataaataagcaatataaaaataataataatacaaagaaaagagataaaaaaaaagcagttaaaaaaaaaagcagctttaatatatatatatatatatatatatatacatataaaagtGTCAATTCCACAGTGTAAAATCactccattacaagtaaaactgcattttaggaTATATACATAAGCAAAATTAATTCCTTGAAAATCATGCAGAATCTAAGagtgttttaacatttaacattacCGTGTAAAAggcattttaattaaataatcatgccagttgcatttttttttttttttttttgtagtgtttcCACTGTGCAAAATCTTCATCTACAAAGTAACTATAGCAACCAGACAAGTGGAGAAAAAGAGCAGCGCAGAGCAGAAAAAGTGCAACATTTCTCTCTTAATTGTGGTG
The DNA window shown above is from Plectropomus leopardus isolate mb chromosome 5, YSFRI_Pleo_2.0, whole genome shotgun sequence and carries:
- the LOC121942773 gene encoding protein PXR1-like, translated to MSLDLTEALGGGEEVKKDDAQKNEFKFPWSKDKDKDKVKGDSKDKSDSKDKSDKKDKSDEKDKSDKKDKCDKKDKSDEKSKDGDSKDHKSKNKKKKEKKEGNESGSSSSSSSSSSCSSDEG